In Setaria viridis chromosome 5, Setaria_viridis_v4.0, whole genome shotgun sequence, the genomic stretch TTTTTATGACATTTGTAGTATTGTTTGTTTATGTTTCCATTCTCATTTGATTAGAGCTTGCTctgtagaaataaaaaatatgccATGCACGTATAGCATAATGATGCGCCGTATATATATCATCTGCATTGCAGAGTATGACTCAAATGACAATCCACTCCCGGAGACAGTCAAACCTATGGTAGATGGTGGAACTGAAGGATTTAAGGGTCATGCTAGAGTCATAATACCAGGAACAACACCTTGCTTCGAATGCAACATATGGCTTTTCCCTCCTCAGGTCAAGTTCCCCTTATGTACCCTGGCGGAGACACCAAGAACCGCAGCTCACTGCATTGAGTATGCTCATTTGATAAAATGGGATGAGGTTCTATTTTTTCTCTCCACATGATTTCTCTTTCAGACCCCAACCCCCCTCCCCCTCACAACCACCCAACACTATTAACAGTTAAATCTACTGTTGTAGGTTCATTCTGGAAAACCTTTTGATGCTGATGATGCAGAGCATATGCAGTGGATTTATTCAGAGGTATCTATGCTGCAAGATCATATAGATTATTTTATCAGTAGTGTGCTTGTCAAATCATTTGACATGTATACTTATACAGGCTTTAAAGAGAGCAGAGCTTTTCGGTATTTCAGGTGTTACATATTCTTTAACCCAGGTTAGTTTTCTTTTTATTGACCAGGCATTACCTATGATATAGTCCGTGATCTCAAAATCTTTGCTTCTCCAATTGAATGTGTTTGTCTAAGAATTTGGCAATTGTGGACGGATTCTTGTCCAACTGATCTCATTTTGCCCAGAGTCATGATTGTTGACATTTAATCTTATTGTATGTACACATGTTAAATAAAAAAGGCAACCAACTTTGTTCTATTGATTTTtatgttcaaagaaaaagaggcTAGCAATGCGGGACTGGGTATGTAAGAAAAATCCACTGTGGAACTAATTATCTAAGGCTGCTTGAGTGATATAAACAGTTAAGGTCTGAGCATAAGAATGGTTCTAGTTAGGGGTATAGCTTCTCTAAGGAAAGTTCCGTTAAGTCATGGATTTGCTTATGTTTTAAATAGTTTTAGTCGTAGAGTAAGGTATCTGGCTAACTGCATGTGATCTACCCTGATTATGAATGAAAGTCTCTCCTGATTATCGGTTTATCAGGATTGTGCTATCACTCTTGTGTTTCTTTGTTACTTTGTGCACATAAAAGCCATCATCTAGTTCATTTTTCTACATGGTTTACCTGGTGCTTAAGCAGTTTTTAGATAAGCATATGCTTCTAATTCTCTGCACTTGACACCTCCACGTCCACAGAATTGAATAGTATTACTTTATCATAAATGTTTGTCAATGGTCAGCAACTTATTTTCTGTGCATGTCATTGATAGTGCTTTGGTTTATTATGTCCACGGAATCACGCattcaaaaggaaaataaaattattttcaaTATGTGGCCTGTTTTGATATTGGCTCAGAAGTAATAAACCTTTCCATGTATACTAGTATCTGGAATCCTAACCTTTATTTTGTCAGTGGTATACTCTGGCAGTTTTCTTCTATGTTTGTTATGTCTGCTAGTTTGAACTCTCCATTAATTGGACAGCAGAATTCAGCTTTTTATGTAATGCTTAGTTGTTTTCTACATCTTGAAAGGTCTATTATTCATAGCAGTGGCATTCATAGTGCTGGCTATGTTTTATGAATTTCAGGGTGTTGTCAAGAATATTATTCCAGCCATTGCTTCAACGAACGCAATTATATCTGCTGCTTGTGCGTTGGAAGCCTTCAAGCTTATTTCTGGGTGCAGCAAAAGTGTATCTAACTATCTCACGTGAGTTCCATTGCTTCACGACTCATTCTTACTGTAAAAGTTGGTTTCGTCAAGAATGAGGACTAAATTTTTGTTCCATCTTTTAACCAAATCCAGTGCCACATGAAAACTTTACTAACAGCGTAATCTCAGTTCACCAAACGAATTTCTTAATGGGGGTTGCAATAGCACAACACAGCTCAGTTTGTGAATGAATGATTATTATGCCTATTTACAGGTACAATGGTCTGGAAGGAACTCATATTAAAGTAACTGATTTTGTCAGAGACAAAGATTGCCTTGTATGTGGGCCTGGTACCCTTATTGAGCTGGATACATCATCCACTCTTGCGGAGGTGAGTGTTGAAAACCCATTTCAGTGATTGTATGAGCAGTTTTCTTTTCCCAGGATTACCTTATTAAAAATTCCTGCATATTATGTCATTTGTGTATGTTATATTTCATATTCTAGTACATGTTATGGATGAAGTTGTGAAAGGGACATAGATATGAGATGCTTAAAGTATGCAAAGGTACAAGTTCTATCTAGATTGCATATATACACATGCATCAATGATCATAATGATATGTTCATGTAACAACCACAATCATCAAACAACATTTCATCATCGCTGAGTCCTAAAAATGGTCATAGCTGGCTTATATTATTTGTTAATTTAACATGccttgttattttttttccaagggTAACTCAAATGGTATGTTCCCATACGATTGGTGCAAACCTTCCCCCAATACCACTTTATTCATCAGCTGCTTGATCTCTTGTGGCAGTTCATCAAGATGCTCGAAGAGCACCCGAAGCTGCGGATATCGAAGGCTAGCGTGACGCACGAAGGAAACAACCTATACATGCAGTCCCCGGAGGTGCTGGAGCAGATGACACGGCCAAACCTGAGCGTCCCCATGTTCGAGCTCCTCAAAGGGGTCCCGTGCGCGACGGTCCACGCCACGGGCATGGCGGAGAACAACGGGAAGAAAGTGTCGTCGCTGAGGAAGCTGCGCGTCGCCTTCAAGGGTGTCGAAGCCTCGAATATGGACACGACCGAGAGCTCGTAGGTCTCCCGAGGAGGAGGATAACGCTTTTGAGACGATCAGAGTCAAGTATACTTTTCAGGCAGGCTGAACCAAAATTGAGATGCACGCTTGATAACTTTGCATCTAACCCCTCGTTTTCTCTGGAAATTAAGCGCAGTCCAACACAGGGTTCACATGCACCGTGGATGATACATCCGATGGATGCAAGTGGCCGGGTGCATGGGAGCACCCCAAGGGCCTTGAGTACCAGAACTTTTCTCCCTGACCTGATGTAAGCATCATTCATAGTTAGATGCTTTGTGATCACCAACAGATATTGGCACACTAAATTTAAGCCGTTGAACCTCAAGGATAGCTGATGAAAAtatcaagcattcaaacatcttTTGAAATTCAGCAATACAAATGACAAGGTAATCCCTCATGAAGCATAAACACCAACTTATACAAGCCATACATAACTGCAGTGACCACAATAAAGGGCCATGCCAGCAGCAAAAAAGTACCAATGTAAAATGTGATGAACATAAATACTGCTAAAACAAAACGTTGAATCTTTAACAACAATTAAGAAAACCGATAAACCATGATGTCCACAAGTGAGGTATAAAGATATATGTAGAGCAAAATAATTCTCCAAAACACAATGGAATTTCGAGCGATAATATTTTTGAACCTGAATCTAAACTATAGAGCTTAATAAgactataaaaaaaatacaaatgaaCGATTATATAGAGAGCTATCCACATCATAACAAAAAACGTGTTTCCTTTGGGGGTGAATGGGGGAGCATCGACAAGGTAAGGCACCTTTTGGAAGCAGGGGGAGCCAAACCCAAGGATGGAAAAAACCCCACTAAGAACTAAGATGATAATTAAAATTATATCCTCATAGATTACCTACCCAGTGAAAAGTCCGAGATCCTAGAGGGATTAGAGTTTCCAAATTAGATCTAAGAGAATAGGTATCTCAAATATGAATGACATGGTTATCGACGGATCTTAGGTGCGTCTGCAAACAATAGGTTAATTGGCTCGAGAAGAACGGAGAGGAATAAATTCAAAGAACGAAAAAAATTATAGGAGACGTTGCTTCACATTCATACTTTTTGAGGGCCTGGTCCCTCAAGCTCTTCAAGCTTGGTAACCAGCTTAGCATCAAGCTCCCAGCCCTTACCGTCCAGTGCTTCTTTCCCCCATTCTCAGCATTGGCAATGTCACGTTCAATCGCCTGCATCTCCCTTATcaaaaaataatgaaaacaataaaaataaatCGCTTGCATCTCCATACGCATCCGCCAATTGATAACGATTTGGGCCTTACAAcgttaacctttttttttcttgctccTTTTTACATAGCAGGCTTCTCCGGCCCACAGCAGCCCACGAAGTCCTAAGCCGAAGAACTGAAAAccctaggcggcggcggcgcatcccGACTCCCGACCGCCGTATAGCAGCAGAGCCTCCAGAGAGGCGCTCCAGCGGGATTCCCAGCAGCAGAAGCAACACAGGCCGCGCCGTGCGACCGGGGGCGAGGGAGATGACGCAGAAGCAGACCATGTTCAAGGGGCAGAGCAAGAAGAAGACCATCCCTCCCAACCGCCACGGCAAGGCGCCCCACGTTCGCAAAGGTACGCGTGCCCGAACCGACCGCGGCGTTCCCCACGTCCTAGGTTGGATTGTCTTTGCGTGCTCTTCGGTGCTGATTGCGTCGATTGTTCGCTTGGATGATTGGTTTGCTACTCGGTGTTGCAGGGAAGAGGGTCGTCAAGCCGACCAAGTTCACCAAGGACATGGACGCCGAGAAGGTATGCTTTAGTGTAGTATAACGTAGCATTAGCAAAGGCCTGTGTATCGGAATTTGTCTTCTTCCTTTACGTCACAAGTTAATCGAATTCCTTGCTCCGGTTTGTACTGATTTATTAAGTGAAAAAATGGGTGTTTGGATGATTCAGTTTAATTCGGGGCTGAATTTGGCTGGATGTCAGTTTAATTTTATTAAAATGACTCTGTTCTGTTTTTAGCAATTATCATGTTATTAAGAGGGTACTGAATTTCCAATTGTACGTCAATTCTTTAAGAGGGTACTAGAATTTCAATCGTACAGAGCATGGGGCCGCAGAATTTTGTAGAACTGGGTTACTGATTATGTTTGTGGGTAGCTTTATAAATCAATGTTGTTTCGGTTTGTTCCCTTGTTCCATGTAAATATCACTTGCAAATTTGCGATGGTATTTTGATTGAGTGCCATCCACTGTTTTTTTGGTAGTATCAATGTTCTGCATTTTCCAACAAAATTGTGTGGCTATTGCTAAATTATGTTATAAGTGTAACTTGAAAGTTGGGACTGGTCAATAACTCAATACAATCACTCAGGGATTAATCCCTGTTTGTGTGTTCACTTTATCAGTTAAGAGTCTGTTAGTGTCATTTGCTTTTGTTTCAGTTAAGTCAGCTCTTTCAGTTAGCATTCGGCTGGCTAAGTCAATTCTGTTATAGAGTCCTAGTCTTCAGGATAGTGGTTAACCGAGTCATTAGATCTCATCCACAGGAACTGCTCCTGGTTGTTAGGGGCCACCATGGCCAGTAGTCATCGGCCATCAAGGCCTTGTATTCCTTTTATATAAATAAGAGAGCAATATACAGAAAAGCTGTATCTTTACAGCGCAAAACCTGTGAGTGTTTCTGAGTTACTGTGAGTCGAGTTCTTACGATCACATCTATTGGTATCTCATATGCTACTCCCGCTGTCATGAAATATAGGTTGCCATGGGATCCATGTGGTCAGCTTTTTAAGATCTAATACTTCCTAGAGTTTAGTACTATCATATGTCATTACAGTAGTTAATGTGAATCCTATTATCCTGTAATGGCCATTCTCCGATGATGATCTAATCTTGCAGAAATTGCTGATTCTTTGTGCAGATGCCAAATTTTGTTAATCAGATATGATTTAGTTTTGTTGTATTCTTGCAGTGATAAATAGCAAATGCCTCACTTGGAAACTGGAATCTTGAATCGAAATTAACTTAACTTTGTATTTATATTTAATCTGTATTCTGAATTTCTTGTGAGTTCCCCAGCATTTTAGCAGGTTTACAGTTTTCCCTAGTAAAAGTGTGTACCATACTATATACATTAAATATATAATGCAAGGACACACTAAGAGATTTACCAGTCTATCtatttattaaatatataatGCAGGACACACTAAGAGATTAGTTCTTTTCCCGTTGAATTATCTGTGTTTTGTATCATGCTCAACATTCCTTTTGTTTACTGAAATTCAGTAGTGTGCCTTGTGGGGTTTTCAACATGCGTGGCTAGTTACTATGAACTGAATTAGTTAGAACTAATTCAAATATAGACACATGCCGACCCCTAAGTTTTGGTTTAAAGACACTAGTAGTATTGCATTTAAAGTCATGAAGCTTATGTAGCCTGCTGCTGCCTGTCCTTATTTCATACTGTGTGCTCTCAGCTCAACCAACAGAAACTTCCTTGCATTGCAGGAACTCACCAAGTTCATCAACCAGTGCAACGAAATAAAGGCTGCGAATCTTGCTAGCAAAGAAGGTGGCGACCTCAGCATTTTGAAGGTGGACGGTGATCAATCTAAATCAAAGAAGTAGGAATTTTCTGGTAATAAGAAACCGAACATGATCGCTTGAAGTGTGATTTGTGGTAATGCCGTGTATGCTGTTTTCCAGAAGAAATCCAGTGCCATATGGCTGGGTAGAAGGGCATGTTTAGTGCAAAGTGACGGTGTAACTTGCAACATGCCATACAAGTTTTGTTCTGTGACAGACTTTTAATTATGTTAAAGTTGGTAGTATGTAATTATCCTATACgttgaaacattttttttccttttgccgtGGGCCAATGGGAGCGCCGTGGCAGTCTGGCAGTGTAAAAGCAGGACGTTGCAACCATCGCAAGCATCGCGCCTTGTTTTATGCATGCCGTTGCAATCATGCCTGCCTTGCTTTTGCGCTTTATTCCCTACCATTTGAAGCAAATCGAGCTGTTTGCTTGCTTTCAAGGAACAACTCGTCACGGCACTACGTTACGCAGAAGGCTATTTGACCCTAACCGTATTCTAAATTGAACTTCAGCTGTGGTTCCATTTACAGTGCTTTCATGAGGTTTTACTATATACcgatactattttttttaaaaaaaaagaataaaaatcatAATCATAGGCAATGTAATGAATAAATAGCAATGGTAACGTTTGCAATTGGGTAGCGGATCCTACGCTGTTACAAGGTAGTAGTTGCTATTGGCTTAAGCGACTGCTATTAGGGCTGCTGTCTACTCGTGTTAGGTCACTATTCTCTATGATGATGGTTCAAAGGACAATGAGGATGTTTAAATTGCAAATAGAAATGTTGAAGATCGTGATTTAGGCAATGATGAAGAACGATGTGATGATATTATTTTTCATTGATACGGGAACTTAATATTAATTCGTCTCCATGTATATGTATTTATATATACATTGAACACTGAAATGTAATAACTAACTATTTTTAAGTTAACTTGATGTTAGTATTGATGTATGCTTCAAAACTTTAACTATTGCTTGAATTCTACTACTGGGACTTACTGCCGCGATCCACTACATACACACTAAACCACTATTTCCAGCGACTCTCTGCAATTTATTAATAGTTTGACCCTAGGTAAATTACTAAAATCACATATAACTAGTGTAATTGTTTGTCAATTTGAACTTTGGAATCCCTATAATTTTTATATCTGAATGTTTCAATATGTAGTACACATTTTACACTTTTCATGTACAAAGGACAAAGCTCCTGGGTGGTTGATtattacttcctccgtcccaaattactattcgttttggctttttatAGGTATATAGATTTTACTGCATATCTAGACacaatatatatttaggtgcatagtaaaactatgtatttagaaaagttaaaacaaatagtaatttagaactAAAGGAATATTTATAAAATGGCGCTGGTTTAAACCACCTGGTTACGAAAGAATTATAAAAAGACTACGTGCGTGAAGTATTTTCCTATATGATTTGGAAGACGTGGGTACGTTGAAAAATGTATATGCCAGGCATCGTAACTCCGCAGGAATAAATAAACAGCTATATTTTCATATGAACCCACCAAATTTCCTGCCAACTAAATCAGCTCACTGAAATCAACAAAatcatgataaaaaataaaatacccATCCCGAATCAATAATATAAATCAGCTCACTGAAACCAACGAAGTCAGGCGTCTGATtccgggaaaaaaaaataattagagaAGTCAAGAGAGGGCGAGGCGCGCAGCGGCGTCGAAGCGCGGACTAGTGGCCGGTGGGGCTTCCGTTGACTCGAGCCCTTGACGAGCTGGCCTACATGCCGGGCCCCCGCCGGGCCGCCTGGCACGGTACGGGCCCACCTGCAAGcgagcgtcgccgtcgccgtctcgcTTACGCCGCCCTGCTCCGCGATTTTCTTTGAAAGGATTCCACGTCATTAATTCATGGAATGGGTACTGCCAATTTGTTAATGCTTCCCTCCCAACCCGAACTCGCACGCCAAGAATTCTAGAATCTCTCTCTACATCTCCACTTCTCCAGACTccagagagaggagggagagggagagaggggccgGAGAGACTGGAGAGATgaacgcggcggcgcggaaggccgctggcggcggttgcggcggcggcatggggcGCGGGCCGGCGCTGGTGCtggcgctggtggcggcgggggcgttcCTGATCTCGTACAACTTCTTCGCCATGCtgctccgcggcggcgtcggcggaggcggcgccggcgcgtccgcggcggcgagggaccCGGTGGTGGCGATGCCGGCGTGGAtgcgcgaggcggcgggcggcgaggcgcgcCGGCGCCCGTTCCACGTGGCGCTCACGGCCACGGACGCGGCCTACAGCCGGTGGCAGTGCCGGGTCATGTACTACTGGTACAAGCGGATGCAGGCGCGCCCCGGCGGGGAGGCCATGGGAGGGTTCACGCGCGTGCTGCACTCGGGGAAGCCCGACGGGCTCATGGACGAGATCCCCACCTTCGTCGTCGACCCGCTGCCCGCCGGCAAGGACCACGTACGCAAACCGTAAACAGCAAAACCACCTCTTTTCTATCTCCTTCGCCCtgtttatttgtttgtttgctctTGCTCTTCAACGTGGGGCAA encodes the following:
- the LOC117858615 gene encoding NEDD8-activating enzyme E1 catalytic subunit, whose translation is MASPDAEQPAPTEPARWRDLDMLLSRPGNLVEASFDPSPTLRDLLGSLVEVLVVGAGGLGCELLKDLALSGFKKLHVIDMDTIDVSNLNRQFLFRVQDVGKSKAEVAAKRVMERVSGVNIVPHFCRIEDKELEFYSQFHIIVLGLDSIEARSYINSVACGFLEYDSNDNPLPETVKPMVDGGTEGFKGHARVIIPGTTPCFECNIWLFPPQVKFPLCTLAETPRTAAHCIEYAHLIKWDEVHSGKPFDADDAEHMQWIYSEALKRAELFGISGVTYSLTQGVVKNIIPAIASTNAIISAACALEAFKLISGCSKSVSNYLTYNGLEGTHIKVTDFVRDKDCLVCGPGTLIELDTSSTLAEFIKMLEEHPKLRISKASVTHEGNNLYMQSPEVLEQMTRPNLSVPMFELLKGVPCATVHATGMAENNGKKVSSLRKLRVAFKGVEASNMDTTESS
- the LOC117854491 gene encoding uncharacterized protein, which gives rise to MTQKQTMFKGQSKKKTIPPNRHGKAPHVRKGKRVVKPTKFTKDMDAEKELTKFINQCNEIKAANLASKEGGDLSILKVDGDQSKSKK